The proteins below come from a single Magallana gigas chromosome 10, xbMagGiga1.1, whole genome shotgun sequence genomic window:
- the LOC136269705 gene encoding tripartite motif-containing protein 3-like yields MDPRRCVQDVLRCDLCETPVPPMYCDICHIHLCKACVGEHLSEFAKEHKIVPFEKRGSTTKCPNHSSKICELYCEQCDIPICVQCTSSTEHQGHTFVYIVNILEKQKSVLQKDLQELERLIFPKYQEIASIIPVQRATLNVSSQKIASYISKHGEEMHREIDSIIKKLKSDLADMDSKYFTVLNKHEDDIKHMLSDITQTIADLRKLVNSDDVGLVSAYKSRNAEFRRLPPKLTVTLPTFSPQKIDKQQLSGQFGSLSELSIETKEQNYTLDSSSTESSPPERSLIDVPRIITEINTEYTYDRNVSCLSNEDIWILSNDNILRLYNLQRGLLKSFQTKSGNCAADITVTRNGDLVYTDVTNRTVNIVKNKEIQTVITLQRWIPCGVCSTYSGDILVAMNQIDWGLQSKVVRYSGSTEKQSIQYNDNGRALYSSGGFSKFISENMNQDICVSDWKARAVVVVNHSGKFRFTYTGLPSSTKKPFNPYGITTDSQSRILIADLDNHHIHILDRDGQFLRLIDNCHFKEPHGLCVDTRDNLFVADSKTCKVKKIQYYK; encoded by the coding sequence ATGGACCCTCGACGGTGCgtccaggatgtgttacggtgtgaTCTCTGTGAGACACCGGTTCCTCCTATGTACTGCGACATTTGccacatacatctgtgtaaagcatGTGTGGGAGAACATCTCTCCGAGTTTGCCAAAGAACACAAAATTGTACCCTTTGAAAAGCGAGGATCTACAACTAAATGTCCAAATCATTCTtcaaaaatatgtgaactttACTGTGAACAATGCGACATTCCAATTTGCGTGCAGTGCACTTCTTCCACAGAACATCAAGGTCATACATTTGTCTACATAGTGAACattcttgaaaaacaaaaatctgtTTTACAAAAAGATTTACAGGAATTAGAGAGGTTAATTTTCCCCAAATATCAAGAGATTGCATCAATTATCCCGGTTCAGAGAGCTACCCTTAATGTATCTTCACAGAAAATTGCCTCGTATATCAGCAAACATGGAGAAGAaatgcacagagaaatagattCAATTATCAAGAAACTAAAATCTGATCTTGCTGATATGGACTCCAAATATTTTACTGTCCTAAATAAGCATGAAGATGACATCAAACATATGCTGTCTGATATCACACAGACAATTGCAGATCTGAGAAAATTGGTAAATTCCGATGACGTGGGtcttgtctctgcctacaaatcgaGAAATGCGGAATTCAGAAGGTTGCCACCTAAACTGACAGTCACTTTACCAACCTTTTCTCCCCAGAAAATTGACAAACAACAATTATCCGGACAATTTGGCTCTCTATCAGAGTTATCTATCgaaacaaaagaacaaaactACACACTGGATTCTTCAAGCACTGAGAGCTCTCCACCAGAGAGGTCCCTTATCGATGTGCCACGGATCATCACAGAGATAAACACCGAATATACATATGATAGAAATGTATCTTGTCTGAGTAATGAGGACATCTGGATTCTTAGTAATGACAACATTTTGAGACTTTACAACCTCCAGAGAGGGTTACTGAAATCattccaaaccaagtcaggtaACTGTGCAGCGGACATCACAGTAACAAGAAATGGGGATCTAGTATATACTGATGTAACAAATAGAACTGtcaacatagtgaagaataaagaaatacagacagtgatcacaCTACAGAGATGGATACCTtgcggtgtctgtagtacctacTCTGGTGATATCCTAGTTGCTATGAACCAGATTGATTGGGGATTGCAatcaaaagttgtgcgttattCTGGGTCtactgagaaacaaagtatacaGTACAATGACAATGGAAGAGCTCTCTATTCATCAGGTGGCTTTTCTAAATTCATCAGTGAGAACATGAACCAAGATATATGTGTTTCTGATTGGAAAGcacgtgcagtagtggtggttaacCATTCTGGGAAATTCCGATTTACGTACACTGGTCTTCCCTCTTCAACAAAGAAACCATTCAATCCATATGGCATCACTACAGACAGCCAAAGTCGGATCCTGATAGCAGATCTTGACAACCACCATATTCACATTCTCGATAGAGATGGTCAGTTTCTCCGACTTATTGACAACTGCCATTTTAAAGAACCTCACGGTCTATGTGTAGACACAAGAGATAATCTCTTTGTGGCTGATAGCAAAacatgtaaagtaaagaaaattcaatattacaagTAA